The following DNA comes from Sphingomonas flavescens.
CGAAAAGGCCGGAGCCTGTCCGCAACTGACGATGCCGCCGACGGCGCCCTCGCGGCCGATCGACGCCACTTCGGCCGAGCGGCCACTGCTGAGTTCGACGCCGAGCGAGATCATGGTCGAGTCGAACGGAAAGATGCTGACCTTCGGCTGGTCGCCGCGGCCCAGGACCACTTCTCCCGTTTTTAATTCCACGAGCTCGCCATGGGGCTCGATCAGCTTCCGAGACTCTGTCTCGAACGTTGCAAGCAGGCGGTTTCCTGCAAACGCCTCGTCGGTCATTTCCCGCCGGTCCAACATCGCAATCATCACGTCAAGGCAACGATGTCGCGGCGTGAAGGTTGCCCTTACATCGTGATCGGATCGACGCGTGTCAGGGTTGCTGTCAGCAGGCAGTCGGCGACCAGCCGGAAGGGTGCCACATCAACCAGGCTGCGGCGCCCATCGATCAGGTCGACGAAGGTCCGGTAGATGTCGGGATACTCGCCTGGGCCGTCATCGTCCTGCGCCCTTCCGTTAAGCACCAGGCGTGCGCCCCCCTGCTCAAGCCGGACCGAAACGCCGTCGGTCGTCTCCGCGGCGATTGTCCATTCCTCGCCCTCGGTCCGGCGCCAGTCGAGACTGGCGGTGAGCGGGCCGTCCGCCTCCGTGCTCGAGAAGACGATATCGGCAGCAATCGGCGTCTGTGCATTCTCCGGGATCTGCAACGCCGCCGATTGAACGAACAAGGCGCCGGGAAAGATCTTGGTGGCGATCGACAGCGCGTTGATCCCCGGATCGAACACGCCGAACCCGCCTGCGTCCCAGATCCACTGCTGACCGGGATGCCATTTGTGGACATCCTCGTGCCACAGGATTTGCATCGATTTGACGCGCTTGCCCGCGAGCGCCTGCGCGGCCGCGTCGACGGTCGCGTGATGCTGGGCGTGCCAGGTCGTGAACAAGGTGACGCCTTTGGCCTGCGCCGCGCAATCCAGTTCCGAGATCTGGGCAAGACCGGCGGCCGGCGGCTTTTCGAGCAGGCAATGCAGCCCGGCGGCAATGCATTCGCTGGCAATCTCGAACCGGGGTCCTGGCGGCGTGGTGATGGCAACCGCTTCCAGACCTTCGGCGGTCCGGATCAAGTCACGCCAGTCGGTAAAGGTCTGTCCAACGCCCTGTCCTGACCGGCTGGAACTCGCGACAAGCTCGAAGCGCCCATTGCCTTCGATCGAGGGCCGGTGCTGGTCCTCCGCGATCTTGCCGTAGCCGATGATGGCGATGCGGATGGGTTTCATCGGCCGAGCCCCGCAACATAGGCTTTTGCCTTGGCCAGCGTGTCCGATGCGCTTTGACCGGCCTGGTATAGCCCGCCGCCAAGGCCGAAGCCCGCCGCCCCGGCGTCGAGCCACGGGCGCATATTATCCGGCTTCACGCCTCCAACGATAAGGATCGGGACGTCTTTAGGCAGCACCGCTAACTGCGCCTTCAGCACCGCCGGGCTCGCGCCCTCCGCGGGAAACAGCTTGAGCGCGGTTGCGCCCGCGCGGATGGCGGCGAAGCCTTCGGAAGGCGTGAAATAGCCCGGACTGGCGACCATCCCGGTGGAGGCGGCGGCCGCAATCACGTCGAGGTTGGTGTCAGGCGACACGATGATCTGTCCGCCCGCATCGCGGACGCGCGGCACGTCGGCGGGGTCGAGCACGGTCCCCGCGCCGACCAGCACCTGATCGCCAAATCGCTTCGCGAGTCGCTCGATGCTGTCCAAGGGTTTCGGGGAATTCAGCGGCACTTCGATGATCCGCATGCCGGCGTCGACAACAGCGTCGCCGACCGCTTCGGCTTCGTCTGGTGTCACTCCCCGCAGGATGGCCACCAGCGGGCATTGATCGAGATAGCGATGCAGCATTTCGCGGGCGTTCACGTCAGATCCTTTTCGCGATTTCGTGGATGCCGGCGAGGAAACAGCGCTCGCCGTCCAGTTCCCGGACTTCCCGTGAGGCTTCCCTAATGGCCGCTGCATAGAGCCGCGTCAGCTCCGGTCGGCCGACGGCCGCAATGTCCGCGCCGGTCGGATAAGACAGCCCGACACGCACGTCGGCGCCGATCAGGAGGCCGCTTGCGTAACTGGCTGCATCTTCCTTCCGGGCGACACCGAGCAGGACGCGGGCGCGAACTGAAAACAGATCGGCAGGCAGGCTTTCATTGTTGATGGCGAACCGAGCGGCGTCGCGGAAGACATCGTTCAGCTCGACTTCGCTTTGCAGCAGATCGGAGAGGATGCTGTGCTCCTTCAACAGACTGAACAGCTCGCCCGTCATCACCGTCCGGAAGCTGTCGATCTTGCCGCCACGGAGCGTGACCCATTTGTTGTGCGTGCCGGGATGACAGGCGAGACCGTCACGGCCGATCGATCCGTCCACTACCGCACCGAGCAATTGGACCTCTTCACCGCGCATTACGTCGGCGCGACCATTCTCCAGGTAGGAGACGCCGGGAACGATTGCCTCGCGTTCCCCAACCCACACCAACGCCTTGGCCAGGTCATCGAGCCCCGCGGGCGCCGGCACATAGGGCGCTTCCTTCCACCCGCGGTTCGAACCGATCATCCCGGCCAGCAGCAGCGGATGATCGCCGAGCCGCTTGCGGATCTCGGCCATCGCGGCGGGAAACCCGTCCGCAGCCACGGACAGCACACCCTTGTCATCCTCGAACTCGTCGACGCACTTCCCTGAGCCATCGAGGCGGTAGGCGCGGCGATTGGTCGTGCCCCAATCGACGGCGATAAATCCTTCAGGCCAGCGCATATCGCCTACAACCACGACACATCGTGGTT
Coding sequences within:
- a CDS encoding Gfo/Idh/MocA family oxidoreductase, which codes for MKPIRIAIIGYGKIAEDQHRPSIEGNGRFELVASSSRSGQGVGQTFTDWRDLIRTAEGLEAVAITTPPGPRFEIASECIAAGLHCLLEKPPAAGLAQISELDCAAQAKGVTLFTTWHAQHHATVDAAAQALAGKRVKSMQILWHEDVHKWHPGQQWIWDAGGFGVFDPGINALSIATKIFPGALFVQSAALQIPENAQTPIAADIVFSSTEADGPLTASLDWRRTEGEEWTIAAETTDGVSVRLEQGGARLVLNGRAQDDDGPGEYPDIYRTFVDLIDGRRSLVDVAPFRLVADCLLTATLTRVDPITM
- a CDS encoding 2-dehydro-3-deoxy-6-phosphogalactonate aldolase; this translates as MLHRYLDQCPLVAILRGVTPDEAEAVGDAVVDAGMRIIEVPLNSPKPLDSIERLAKRFGDQVLVGAGTVLDPADVPRVRDAGGQIIVSPDTNLDVIAAAASTGMVASPGYFTPSEGFAAIRAGATALKLFPAEGASPAVLKAQLAVLPKDVPILIVGGVKPDNMRPWLDAGAAGFGLGGGLYQAGQSASDTLAKAKAYVAGLGR
- a CDS encoding 2-dehydro-3-deoxygalactonokinase, whose protein sequence is MRWPEGFIAVDWGTTNRRAYRLDGSGKCVDEFEDDKGVLSVAADGFPAAMAEIRKRLGDHPLLLAGMIGSNRGWKEAPYVPAPAGLDDLAKALVWVGEREAIVPGVSYLENGRADVMRGEEVQLLGAVVDGSIGRDGLACHPGTHNKWVTLRGGKIDSFRTVMTGELFSLLKEHSILSDLLQSEVELNDVFRDAARFAINNESLPADLFSVRARVLLGVARKEDAASYASGLLIGADVRVGLSYPTGADIAAVGRPELTRLYAAAIREASREVRELDGERCFLAGIHEIAKRI